The genomic segment TGCAACAAACGGCTGCCAGGCAGCGGTTGCGCCGCGCTGGGTGGCTACAGCCGCCAGCTTGCCGTCGTGGGCGGCAGCCGCGAATGCATCGCCACGCATCCGAGCGACATGGCCGTCGCGCTGCGGGTGTTGGAGGCTCAGGTCGAGACGCTGCGCCCGGACGGCACCACCGCGCGCCACGCGCTGGATACGTTCTATCGCGCGCCGGAGTCGACGCCGCATCTCGAATCAGGCCTCGTCGCCGGCGAACTGATCACGGGCGTACGGGTGCCGAAGCCGGCCATTGGGCGCCAGGTGTACCGCAAGCTCCGGGACCGTGCGTCCTACGCGTTCGCGCTCGTGTCCGTGGCCGCGATCGTGGACGATGCCGGCTGGCGAGTGGCGGTCGGTGGCGTGTCGCACAAGCCGTGGACGCCCACCGGCGAAGCCGTCCAGTCCCCCGCCGCCATCACCGACGCGTTGCGTCGTGAGGCCGCCGCCACCGGGACGGCCACCGAACAGAACCGGTTCAAGCTGGATCTGGTCGAGCGGACCCTGGCGTCGATCCAGAGCAGCCGCGCGTGATGCGGCATCACGCGATTGCACGAGGCACGATCCGATGAAGTTCGACCAGCCCGCAGGCACCAATCCGATCGATCGTCAGACCGTGATCGGGCAACCGGTGGATCGAATCGACGGTCCACTCAAGACGGCCGGTCAGGCCCGCTACGCCTACGAACAACATGACGTTGCCCCCGGGCAGCTCTACGGCGTGATCGTCGGAGCGGCGATCGGCTACGGCCGACTGCTCGACATCGACACTGACCGTGCGCGTGCCGCGCCGGGTGTCGTCACCGTGGTCACCGCGCGCAATGCGGGACGCCTTGGCAAGGGCGAGTTCTATGCGGCGTTGCCGCTGGTGTCCGATGTCGTCTCGCACTACCACCAGGCGGTCGCTGTGGTCGTGGCGAACACCTACGAGCAGGCCCGTGATGCGGCGCGTCTGGTCGCTGTGCGCTACGACCGCCAGGCGGGTGCATTCGATCTCAAATCTGCGCACTTTCCTGACGAGCCGCCGTCGAGCAGCCCCGATACCGATATCGGCGATTTCGACGCGGCATTCGCCGGAAGCGCGGTGACGGTCAACGAGGTATACGAAACGCCGGACCAGTCGCACGCGATGATGGAACCCCATGCGACCGTCGCCACCTGGAACGCTGGCAAGTTGACGATCTGGACGGCGATGCAGATCGTCTCGTGGGGCATGCGCGACCTGTCACGGATCTTCGATCTCCCCGAGTCCGACATCCGGATCATCACGCCCTACGTCGGCGGTGGATTCGGCGGCAAGGCCAGCGTGCTCAGCGATGCAGTGCTGGCGGCGGCCGCGTCGCGACAGTGCGGACGACCGGTCAAGATTGCGCTCGAGCGCAGCCTGATGTTCAACAACACCTCGCATCGTCCGGCGACACGCCAGCGCGTGCGCATCGGCGCCGACCGCTCGGGTCGGATCCAGGCCATCGGCCACGAAACCTGGTCGGGCAATCTCGTCGGCGGCCCCGCTGAGCGGTCCACGATTCCGACCGCATCGCTCTATGCCGGAGCGAACCGATTGATGCGGACCCGTCTGGCGCGGCTCGACCTGCCGGAGGGCAATGCGATGCGTGCGCCGGGTGAAGCACCCGGCCTGATGGCGTTCGAGGTGGCGATGGACGAGCTGGCGGAAAAGCTCGGTCTCGACCCGGTCGAACTGCGGCTGCGTAACGACACCGATGTCGACCCGACCTCGGGCAAGCGGTTCAGCACACGCCGGTTCGCCGACTGCCTCCGGATCGGCGCCGAACGGTTCGGCTGGGGCCGTCGCAACAGCGTGCCTGCCTCGGTGATCGACGGCGACGAACTCGTGGGCCTGGGAGTCGCCAGCGCCATCCGCGGCAACAACGTCACCGACTCCGCAGTGCGCGTGCGCCTGCAGGCCAGCGGCAGGCTGATCGTCGAAACCGACATGACCGACATCGGCACCGGCAGCTACACGATCATCGGGCAGACGGCCGCAGAGATGCTTGGCCTGCCGCTCGATCAGGTCGATGTCCGGCTTGGCGATTCAACATTCCCGCGCGCCTCCGGTTCACTCGGACAGCGCGGTGCCAACAGTGCGACATCGGGCACCTACGCGGCGTGCCAGCTGCTGCGCGACACGCTTTGCGCGGCAGCTGGCGCGGATCCGGCGCGCAGCGAGTTCCGCGAAGGCCATCTCGTCCATGACGGCCGACGCATCCCGCTCCAAAGCCTGGTCACCGGCCGCGAAGTCGTGGCCGAGGACGGCATCGAGTTCGACCAGGCACGCGGCGGCCTCGCCCACCAGACCTTCGGCGCGCATTTCTGCGAGGTGCGCATCAACCGGTTCACCGGCGAGGTCCGTGTCCCGCGGATGCTCGCCGTGTGCGCGGCCGGCCGCATCCTCAACCCGAAAACCGCGCGCAGCCAGGTGATCGGCGCGATGACGATGGGCCTCGGCGGCGCGCTGATGGAATCGCTGGCCGTGGATCTGCGACTGGGCTACTTCGTCAATCACGATCTGGCGACGTACGAGGTGCCGGTACACGCCGACATCATCGAGCAGGACGTGATCTTCCTCGACGACC from the Luteimonas fraxinea genome contains:
- a CDS encoding FAD binding domain-containing protein yields the protein MKQFTFERATSPADAVAKATRTPGARFIAGGTNLLDLMKLQIESPSHLIDINGIGLDTVETTDDGGLRIGALVRNADLAAHPRVRSEYGVLSLALVSGASGQLRNKATTGGNLLQRTRCPYFYDTNQPCNKRLPGSGCAALGGYSRQLAVVGGSRECIATHPSDMAVALRVLEAQVETLRPDGTTARHALDTFYRAPESTPHLESGLVAGELITGVRVPKPAIGRQVYRKLRDRASYAFALVSVAAIVDDAGWRVAVGGVSHKPWTPTGEAVQSPAAITDALRREAAATGTATEQNRFKLDLVERTLASIQSSRA
- a CDS encoding xanthine dehydrogenase family protein molybdopterin-binding subunit, with amino-acid sequence MKFDQPAGTNPIDRQTVIGQPVDRIDGPLKTAGQARYAYEQHDVAPGQLYGVIVGAAIGYGRLLDIDTDRARAAPGVVTVVTARNAGRLGKGEFYAALPLVSDVVSHYHQAVAVVVANTYEQARDAARLVAVRYDRQAGAFDLKSAHFPDEPPSSSPDTDIGDFDAAFAGSAVTVNEVYETPDQSHAMMEPHATVATWNAGKLTIWTAMQIVSWGMRDLSRIFDLPESDIRIITPYVGGGFGGKASVLSDAVLAAAASRQCGRPVKIALERSLMFNNTSHRPATRQRVRIGADRSGRIQAIGHETWSGNLVGGPAERSTIPTASLYAGANRLMRTRLARLDLPEGNAMRAPGEAPGLMAFEVAMDELAEKLGLDPVELRLRNDTDVDPTSGKRFSTRRFADCLRIGAERFGWGRRNSVPASVIDGDELVGLGVASAIRGNNVTDSAVRVRLQASGRLIVETDMTDIGTGSYTIIGQTAAEMLGLPLDQVDVRLGDSTFPRASGSLGQRGANSATSGTYAACQLLRDTLCAAAGADPARSEFREGHLVHDGRRIPLQSLVTGREVVAEDGIEFDQARGGLAHQTFGAHFCEVRINRFTGEVRVPRMLAVCAAGRILNPKTARSQVIGAMTMGLGGALMESLAVDLRLGYFVNHDLATYEVPVHADIIEQDVIFLDDLDPHSSPMKAKGVSELGISGVAAAVANAIYNASGARVRQYPVTIEKIYPHLPV